The window GGTCCAGGACTGGGTCGACTCCGTGAACGCCGCACGGGACGAACTGCGAGACCGGACCAGCCAAGCTCCGTGGCCCGAACGCCTCGCAGAGATCCACAACCAGTTCGAGCGCGTCCACCCGTTCATCGACGGCAACGGACGCACGGGTCGCCTCCTGCTCAACCTCATCCTGGTCCGTCTTGGCTACCCGCCGGTCATCGTGCTCAAGCGCGAACGTCCCGCCTACCTGTCGGCGATGCAGAGATCGGACGGGGGCGAGCACGGGCCCCTAGGCGAGCTCCTCGCGCGTGCCATGTACGACAACCTCAACCGGTTCATCGTCCCGGCCGTGGCAGGCCCGGCCCGCCTGGTACCACTCGCATCGCTGGTAAACAAGGACTTCAGCTTGGCCGCACTACGCCAGGCCGCACAGCGTGGCCGACTCGACGCAATCCAAGGACCCGACGGCATCTGGCGATCGAGCCGAAAGGCCGTCCAGGCCTATCAGCGCAACAAACGGTCCCGCGCCAAGCGGTAGCCAGGAAAGCGGACGAGCCGGTCTGTACGCCGGGTTCTCCCGGAGGGTGTACCGCTCTGTCTCGCGGTGTCCGACGAGTTCGTTGGGCACCGCGAGAACGTTGAAATTTCGCGGTTCTGCCGGGTCCACAGTGCGTTGGCGAGGCTGGCGTTAGATGGGCTCAGACGGCGGTCATGTGTACCCAATGTGTACCGCGCACCCGTAGCCGACGCCGCCGCCAACTTCGCCAGTAGGCTCTCCCCCGGTCCTCGCTCAAGGCGCGCTGGCTCCGGATGACCGCGCCCAATTGGAGAGGGTGGCAGCCCGTTCAAGCCGGGCCGAGTCCGGGGGTGCCCGTCATCGCACGGGGCACCCCAGCCTCGGGCCGACTCGGCTATTACCCGCCAACGGCACGTGACGATCAACGCGCCAATGAGGCGGCTACGGTGCCCCCATGAGTTACGACATCCTCGCATTCGACCCGGCAGCGGTCGCCGACGCCGACTTCCCCGAATGGTGGGAGATGCAGTCCGAGTGGTCCGAGGACCACTCGTATGACTACCCAGAAGTGACAACGGTGAATCTCAGGTCCTTCTACTACGAATTGATCGGGACCTACCCACCGTTGAACGGTCCGGGCGCACCGACGGAGGAAGCCTGGCATCATGACGTCGAGCTCCTGAGCCGGATGTCGGACTACAGCATCGGCACCTCGCTGGTCTACGTGGCGTTCTCCTGGAGCCAGGCAAGGACGGCGCGAGTCACCTTCACCGCGCTGGCCGCCAAGCACGGAGTAGCTGTCGCCATGGTCAGCGATGACAGTTCAATCCTGCGGCCGTGACGGAAGCCCGCCCGCAGATTGTGTGCCTGTGCGGCTCGACTCGATTCACCGACGAGTTCCGCACGGTGAATCGTGATCTCACCCTCGCCGGGACGATCGTCGTCGCGCCCGCTGAGTTCGAGCACGCCGGCGACCAGATCACCAACGAGCAGAAGGCTGCGCTCAGTGCGCTGCACTTCGCGAAGATCGACCTTGCCGACCGCGTCATGGTGGTCAACCCAGGCGGGTACATCGGGGAGTCCATGCGACGCGAGATCCGCTACGCACATCAGACCGGAAAGCCGGTTGAGTACACCGACGCACTCGACGGCGTCGTCAACCCCTGACCACGCCCATCGGCGCAGAGCCCCTTATCGCCACCGATGCCGACGATAGTTGGTGGATTGCAGTCCGGACTTTGGCACAGTGTGGCAGGAGTGACAAAGGCTAGGTTCGTTGGAATTCCAACTGTCCCGGCCGTTGGTCGTGCTGGGGGCGGATGGGCTCGTGCGGACCTCTTGCGGACTATCTGCGGACTGCATGTTGCGCATGGTTCGATGATCGCGCTGTGGTCAGCGACGTCGGGAACGGTCTTGGTATGCGCGGACGGCAGCGGCAATGCTGTCGGCCTGGACATCCCAGCGGCCCTCGACTAGTTCAACGCTGCCTAGGAGCCGCAATACCGAGCCCACCTGCTCGATCAGGCCACCCTTTCGCCGACGTGCAAGCTTGACGCCCGCGGGTGTTAGCTTGAGTCGATCGGGCGTTGCGTGTTGCATCAGGCCGGAGGCGACCAGCCGCCCAACGCCAACGGCAAGTTCCTCGTCGGTGAAGATCGCGTGGTTGCACGCGTCGCCGGAAGCGATCACGTCAGTCAGCGTGTGTCCCGCGCCTGCGACGGCGGTCATGACCCATGCGTCCGCGTGGGTCCATGCTGCTGGCACCGATGAATCCTGGTCCTTCACAGTCGAATACTCCCAGCCCAGCCCACCGGGGCTGTGTCATCTCAGCGGAATCTTGCCATCGGGACCGGTCTCGTCGATGACGAGGACGGTGTGACCGGTGGCGATTTGGTCGATGCGGAGATCGGAGAAGACGAGCTCGATGTCGTGAGCGTTCGTCTCCACGCGCGCCGTATGGAACGGGACGCCCAACTCGGACGACCAGTGTCCCGCCTCCGTGGACTCCGGTAGGAGACGGATTCCTGGGTAGAGGGCCTGCCACCGCACACCCCAGACGTACCCGTCCGGCTCGCCGGCCCGCTCCCACTCGGAGAAGTCGGTGAACTCGTCGCCGAGTGACACTGCCCAGGAATCGTGCCGCACAGCGGTCGTGACGGTCGCGCGAACACAGTGAGTGAAGCGGTAGCGCAGGTGTTCCGGCGAGATTCCGGTGCGTGGATCCGCCGTCGCGTAGACGTAGAGGTCGTAGTCCCTCATGTGATCGGCGAAGCCATGGAAGATCAGGGCCTGGTCCAAGATCTCGTCGAACGAGTTCTGAAGGTGCTCGCGATCCACGCTGCACCCTAACGCCTTGGGGACGAGCAGGATCCGCGCGGTAGTCCGATCAGGCCAATGCGAACTATGAGCCGCTTTGTACGCCCGGTTTCCTCGGCAGGCTTTACGGCCTGTCGGGGTACCTGGCGGGATCAGCCGAGAACGTTGGAATTCTGCGGCTCGCGAGCGTTGGCAGCTTTGGGGTCCGACGGCGTTTGGTGGGGCTCTTGCGGACTCCCTGCGGACTGGGTGCGGACCGCCCTTCCGGTGC is drawn from Promicromonospora sp. Populi and contains these coding sequences:
- a CDS encoding Fic family protein, which produces MYARLEGAIGELNERLGGLPSPKESEFVWSDIWHLEAHHSTALEGNTLVLREVTALLDDGRAVGAKPLKEYMEVQGYGNAAQWVYGHALEPGDWHDGNLISIFEVRQVHQRTMSPVWEVAPHPDATPREAPGQFREHDIHPFGAGMQPPDWPLVPVMVQDWVDSVNAARDELRDRTSQAPWPERLAEIHNQFERVHPFIDGNGRTGRLLLNLILVRLGYPPVIVLKRERPAYLSAMQRSDGGEHGPLGELLARAMYDNLNRFIVPAVAGPARLVPLASLVNKDFSLAALRQAAQRGRLDAIQGPDGIWRSSRKAVQAYQRNKRSRAKR